The Triticum aestivum cultivar Chinese Spring chromosome 7B, IWGSC CS RefSeq v2.1, whole genome shotgun sequence genome window below encodes:
- the LOC123157451 gene encoding uncharacterized protein, with product MRKSGTKEGIEGSIGFKHGIDVNPSSVSTQTGGTRSDLMIRVCSCTRRSSSLHNPNTRSIMMTCKSCGGQSTVDRGGPSCSSNLNTSDLELPRPIDPEVRWKTVNRRQRAARRAKTFSGGDRLKDEIISFYACGNPTSLEVAQEEASASESEKLGVSILGRRFGDPMENVPIKKRRVHMDCSPSPPSTPLLVDPYEKIPSRSGGGISSYGKHRKVKTLGGKHMEEKRGPLEAADFSGISILAAAACESEMDVAKLNGECSKSARSLDERKQEIISGSSLLDPLHGIKGDKLNIRDRALKLSEIAPDMKPLFPTTLNSSESAPDMKPLFPTTLNGPENLVGSAAALEGNTALYSLLSNANKTDIFSSVSDAKSSDVTMSTNSSSPGKSVGCFGDTVVHTKHSNAAHDSRLHWDLNIAMEAWDAHCGDDDNHDMVGPDPVASVSDCNDAQKEMNKSQVCRDLSQATVAEVILRHSVDKIHVADAAKDGNAKGESDIPGDGSFHPLCSRSPPKVQLLESECLNGDDSSAKTNNLLDLQKSSYVSNVSLHIGSNPDLSSLSLTKEHFAFAANVEKLDVSHTSPLDCEGLSHLTSEDAHAGGSSIQTSVLGSRVKPMTSRLVSEESTNIATVSSKSFTDAGWSDDKLGQASLQSISEFKNHELLDVDSGTSKIDQSVNDKAEHDTDVLCVDKKAADADNDSDLPDSHPEDNLRTSDCVMSYAHIEGGVDATIDYRNRLLACVNATSAETCYITSDIHAHGLNSECTKQADTDMDNIVDSKSRAQSQPSGYKHDLQKVTSNNCLEHRYQTDTSRFSKDLSVTGKVDVEEDDSQYEDGELRESGDRYWADDIYEEVKCASYQVSDYKDEKAAPDIHHVPVGSVPNNMVMPVANYNGTLSRKEDCDVSPISSKRSWSSNCLDGGSGMMCAASARSIHVNMKNESRMYDNLDLTIARSAGTVSQSERGGDGLGEDPLNIRSKPVGWDMLPDQRHSREDSRDRVDSSNLCVLGTLEAAEACESFRPMGLPNRDIQSRLDRLRSFDRPHRNEHCRSDDGYGSGSKTERSVDRPHGRAGASRHIQANIRGEQWAENSNSSRSTQRRSPDYNNYGPAGPRNAAEAAVAKMESSGFVVAADGTLVRAVDAANTSTMSRRMRNKSSFYHPLSRRCSPVDRDGSRGLSREPAHAREAPPERCFGASGNRSGRYGSQMDKDHAIDENLSSVHSSLSNRQRRFPAHRASLDLSRAHSRSPSGSRSRSPHAWTSNGGSSIRRHSRSPNYMTGVRIGRMTSPQRQHRFNDRVMRGSPSRNSTYSQHDSTWVEGRSCSTLDISYHKKRYSRRSPPLRITSRNDMFDLMDSQGRSRSREFHRPTRDFKRGNKHDGNGDDKRCNDRYGTVKPYEHNGAVKQFRNHAGDKPHPHTSAPRSPEPQRGSPQRF from the exons ATGAGGAAGTCTGGAACAAAAG AGGGTATCGAGGGATCTATTGGATTTAAGCATGGGATTGATGTGAACCCATCTTCTGTTTCTACTCAAACAGGAGGAACGCGATCTGATTTGATG ATTCGAGTGTGCAGTTGTACTAGAAGGTCCTCGTCACTTCATAATCCTAATACCAGAAGTATTATGATGACCTGCAAAAGCTGTGGTGGCCAATCAACAGTGGACAGAGGTGGGCCATCGTGTAGCAGCAACCTTAACACCAGCGATTTGGAGCTCCCCAGACCTATAGATCCTGAGGTGAGATGGAAGACTGTAAACAGAAGGCAAAGAGCTGCAAGGAGAGCAAAGACCTTTTCTGGAGGAGACAGATTAAAGGATGAAATTATATCTTTCTATGCATGTGGCAATCCCACGAGTCTAGAAGTGGCTCAAGAAGAGGCTTCAGCCTCTGAATCTGAGAAG CTTGGGGTATCTATTCTTGGTCGGCGCTTTGGTGATCCCATGGAAAATGTTCCAATAAAAAAGAGAAGAGTTCATATGGATTGTTCTCCATCTCCTCCATCCACCCCACTGCTAGTGGATCCTTATGAAAAAATACCGAGCAGATCTGGTGGAGGCATTTCATCATATGGCAAGCACCGCAAGGTTAAAACACTAGGAGGCAAGCACATGGAAGAAAAGAGAGGACCTCTTGAAGCTGCTGATTTTTCTGGTATATCAATACTGGCTGCTGCTGCCTGTGAAAGTGAGATGGATGTTGCTAAGTTAAATGGTGAATGCTCGAAGTCAGCCCGCTCTCTTGATGAAAGAAAGCAAGAAATTATCTCTGGCAGTTCACTGTTGGATCCTCTACATGGAATTAAGGGGGATAAGCTAAATATCCGAGACAGGGCCCTGAAATTATCTGAAATTGCTCCTGACATGAAGCCTTTGTTTCCCACTACATTAAATAGCTCTGAGTCTGCTCCTGACATGAAGCCCTTGTTCCCCACAACATTAAATGGCCCAGAGAATCTTGTTGGATCTGCAGCTGCTCTGGAGGGTAATACTGCACTTTATTCTTTGTTGAGCAATGCAAACAAAACAGATATTTTTTCATCTGTTTCTGATGCTAAATCTTCGGATGTTACCATGTCAACTAACTCGAGCAGTCCAGGCAAATCAGTAGGCTGCTTTGGAGATACAGTTGTGCACACCAAGCATTCCAATGCGGCTCATGATTCTAGACTGCACTGGGATCTTAACATTGCGATGGAGGCGTGGGACGCCcattgtggtgatgatgataatCATGATATGGTTGGTCCTGATCCTGTAGCTTCTGTAAGTGATTGTAATGATGCTCAAAAGGAGATGAACAAATCACAGGTGTGTCGGGATCTTTCTCAGGCAACAGTTGCTGAGGTCATACTTCGTCATTCTGTTGATAAAATTCACGTGGCTGATGCAGCAAAAGATGGTAACGCAAAGGGTGAAAGTGATATCCCAGGTGATGGTTCATTTCATCCTTTGTGCAGTCGGTCTCCCCCGAAAGTTCAGCTATTGGAATCCGAATGTTTAAATGGAGATGATTCCTCTGCCAAAACAAACAATTTGCTTGATCTGCAGAAGAGTAGTTATGTTTCTAATGTGTCATTGCATATCGGATCTAATCCAGACTTGAGTTCTCTGTCTCTTACTAAGGAACATTTCGCTTTCGCTGCAAATGTGGAGAAACTTGATGTGTCACACACTTCACCCCTTGATTGTGAAGGTTTGTCTCACTTGACTTCTGAGGATGCTCATGCTGGAGGTAGTTCAATTCAAACAAGTGTTCTGGGCTCCAGAGTGAAGCCTATGACAAGCAGATTAGTTTCTGAGGAAAGCACAAATATTGCAACAGTTTCCAGTAAAAGTTTTACTGACGCTGGGTGGAGCGATGATAAACTTGGGCAAGCTTCACTACAGAGCATATCTGAATTTAAAAACCATGAACTTTTGGATGTTGATTCAGGAACTAGTAAAATTGATCAGTCCGTCAATGACAAGGCTGAACATGACACTGACGTATTGTGCGTTGACAAGAAAGCTGCAGATGCAGACAATGATTCAGACCTCCCTGATTCTCATCCAGAGGATAACCTACGCACTTCTGATTGCGTTATGTCCTATGCGCATATAGAGGGTGGTGTGGATGCAACAATCGATTACAGAAATCGTTTACTTGCTTGTGTCAACGCTACCAGTGCAGAAACATGTTACATCACCAGTGATATTCATGCTCATGGTCTCAATTCAGAGTGCACTAAACAAGCAGATACTGACATGGACAATATTGTGGATTCAAAATCTAGAGCACAAAGCCAACCAAGTGGTTACAAACATGATCTTCAGAAGGTCACATCAAATAATTGCCTTGAACACCGCTATCAGACAGACACGTCTCGTTTTAGCAAAGATCTTTCTGTGACCGGAAAAGTTGACGTCGAGGAAGATGATTCTCAGTATGAGGATGGGGAACTTAGGGAATCTGGTGACCGTTATTGGGCCGATGACATTTATGAAGAAGTTAAATGTGCTAGTTATCAGGTATCAGATTACAAGGATGAAAAAGCTGCCCCAGACATTCATCATGTACCTGTTGGCTCTGTTCCAAACAATATGGTTATGCCAGTTGCTAATTACAATGGAACGTTATCGAGGAAGGAAGATTGTGATGTTTCACCCATCTCATCGAAGCGCTCATGGTCAAGTAACTGCTTGGATGGTGGATCTGGAATGATGTGTGCTGCAAGTGCTCGGAGCATTCATGTGAATATGAAAAATGAGAGTCGAATGTATGACAACCTAGACCTTACAATAGCTCGATCTGCTGGGACCGTTAGCCAGTCTGAAAGGGGTGGTGATGGTTTAGGTGAGGATCCATTGAATATCAGATCAAAGCCCGTGGGATGGGATATGTTGCCTGATCAGAGGCACTCTCGAGAAGATTCAAGAGACAGAGTTGATTCTTCTAACCTGTGTGTTTTAGGTACATTAGAGGCAGCTGAAGCCTGTGAATCATTTCGACCAATGGGGTTACCAAATAGAGACATACAATCACGACTTGATCGGCTAAGATCATTTGACAGACCCCACAGAAATGAGCACTGCAG ATCTGATGATGGCTATGGTTCTGGCTCAAAAACTGAAAGGTCTGTTGATAGGCCACATGGCAGGGCCGGAGCATCTCGGCATATTCAAGCAAACATCCGAGGGGAGCAGTGGGCTGAAAATTCAAATAGTTCTCGTTCTACCCAGCGAAGATCACCTGATTATAATAATTATGGCCCAGCTGGTCCAAGAAATGCTGCTGAAGCTGCTGTTGCAAAGATGGAGAGCAGTGGCTTTGTTGTTGCAGCTGATGGCACTTTGGTAAGAGCTGTTGATGCAGCAAATACAAGTACCATGTCCAGAAGGATGAGAAACAAAAGTAGCTTCTATCACCCTTTGTCTAGACGGTGTTCCCCAGTTGACAGAGATGGAAGTCGTGGGTTGTCCAGAGAACCTGCACATGCTAGGGAAGCACCTCCAGAACGATGCTTTGGTGCTAGCGGCAACCGGTCTGGTCGATATGGTTCTCAGATGGATAAAGATCATGCCATTGATGAAAATTTGAGTTCAGTTCATAGCTCACTGTCTAATAGACAACGGAGGTTCCCAGCGCATAGAGCCTCACTCGACCTGTCACGTGCTCACAGCAGATCTCCTTCAGGATCTAGATCTCGATCACCACATGCTTGGACGTCCAACGGAGGCTCAAGTATACGGAGGCATAGTAGATCTCCTAATTACATGACTGGAGTTAGAATTGGTAGAATGACTTCACCTCAAAGACAACATCGATTCAATGATCGAGTTATGCGTGGTAGTCCATCAAGAAATTCCACTTACTCTCAACATGATTCAACATGGGTTGAAGGAAGGAGCTGCTCAACACTAGATATTTCTTATCACAAGAAACGGTATTCTCGGAGGAGCCCACCTCTGAGAATCACCTCAAGAAATGACATGTTCGATTTAATGGATTCCCAAGGACGGTCAAGATCTCGAGAGTTCCACCGCCCAACACGTGACTTCAAAAGGGGAAATAAGCATGATGGGAATGGTGATGATAAAAGATGTAATGATAGATATGGAACTGTCAAACCATATGAACATAATGGTGCTGTGAAGCAGTTCAGGAATCATGCTGGAGATAAACCTCATCCACACACTTCTGCACCCAGATCACCTGAACCGCAAAGAGGAAGCCCTCAGCGATTTTGA